In Oryza sativa Japonica Group chromosome 3, ASM3414082v1, one DNA window encodes the following:
- the LOC4332572 gene encoding probable galacturonosyltransferase-like 7 — MLWAARVSGFFSAAMVMVVLSPSLQSFPPAEAIRSSQFDSHVRFPGQIAGGARGLAFRRAPAFRNAADCGNATGNVCDPSLVHIAITLDEEYLRGSVAAVHSVVQHATCPESVFFHFLVSDPALGDLVRAVFPQLQFKVYYFDPDRVRGLISTSVRQALEQPLNYARNYLADLLEPCVRRVIYLDSDLVVVDDVAKLWRTDLGGRTVGAPEYCHANFTKYFTDRFWSDKQFAGTFAGRRPCYFNTGVMVLDLARWRRTGYTRRIERWMEIQKSPAGRIYELGSLPPFLLVFAGHVAPIEHRWNQHGLGGDNVFGSCRDLHPGPVSLLHWSGSGKPWARLGAGRPCPLDALWAPFDLYGPADSAAEGSR, encoded by the coding sequence ATGCTGTGGGCGGCGCGGGTGTCCGGGTTCTTCTCCGCCGCCATGGTGATGGTGGTGCTGTCCCCGTCGCTGCAGTCCTTCCCGCCCGCCGAGGCCATCCGGTCGTCGCAGTTTGACAGCCACGTCCGCTTCCCTGGCCAGATCGCGGGGGGCGCCAGGGGCCTCGCCTTCCGTCGCGCCCCCGCGTTCCGCAATGCCGCTGACTGCGGCAACGCCACCGGCAATGTCTGCGACCCATCGCTCGTCCACATCGCGATTACGCTGGACGAGGAGTACCTCAGGGGCTCCGTCGCCGCGGTCCACTCCGTCGTGCAGCACGCCACGTGCCCCGAGAGCGTCTTCTTCCACTTCCTCGTCTCCGACCCGGCGCTcggcgacctcgtccgcgccgtgTTCCCGCAGCTCCAGTTCAAGGTCTACTACTTCGACCCCGACCGCGTCCGCGGCCTCATCTCCACGTCGGTGAGGCAGGCCCTGGAGCAGCCGCTCAACTACGCCCGCAACTATCTGGCCGATCTCCTCGAGCCCTGCGTGCGCCGGGTCATCTACCTCGActccgacctcgtcgtcgtcgacgatgtCGCCAAGCTCTGGCGCACCGACCTCGGCGGCCGCACCGTCGGCGCGCCGGAGTACTGCCACGCGAACTTCACCAAGTACTTCACCGACAGGTTCTGGTCGGACAAGCAGTTCGCCGGGACGTTCGCGGGGCGCCGGCCGTGCTACTTCAACACGGGCGTCATGGTGCTCGACCTCGCCaggtggcggcggacgggctACACGCGGCGCATCGAGCGGTGGATGGAGATACAGAAGTCGCCGGCGGGGCGCATCTACGAGCTCGGGTCGTTGCCGCCCTTCCTGCTGGTGTTCGCGGGGCACGTGGCGCCGATCGAGCACCGGTGGAACCAGCACGGCCTCGGCGGCGACAACGTGTTCGGCAGCTGCCGCGACCTCCACCCGGGGCCGGTGAGCCTGCTGCATTGGTCCGGATCCGGCAAGCCGTGGGCGCGGCTCGGCGCCGGGCGGCCGTGCCCGCTCGACGCGCTCTGGGCGCCGTTCGACCTGTACGGCCCGGCCGACTCCGCCGCGGAAGGGTCCCGGTAA
- the LOC4332571 gene encoding uncharacterized protein isoform X2, whose amino-acid sequence MEAKLDRIAEQLKALPLLSQVVEGHQHRLEELSKQIAVAAALVEDVKKEQAAAAASRAARIDGYSGGFFRLAKLKFPTFSGTFPRLWITKCTRYFEFYGMPMKMWVSWASMHMEGMAELWMMTYEKRHERDWGRFCEAVEERFGPYDHKQKLTALLDLRQEGIMTVSEYRDQFEERLYHAKLFDPVSSNCFDVALFIRGLREEIRDRMWQQTPATVDAAAQSALVQEALYNLEMQRAQRDPYKE is encoded by the coding sequence ATGGAGGCGAAGCTGGACCGCATCGCGGAGCAGCTGAAGGCGCTGCCCTTGCTCAGCCAGGTGGTCGAGGGGCACCAACATCGCCTCGAGGAGCTGTCCAAGCAGATCGCCGttgcggcggcgctggtggagGACGTGAAGaaggagcaggcggcggcggcggcgtcgcgcgccGCCAGGATCGACGGCTACTCGGGAGGGTTCTTTCGTCTGGCGAAGCTGAAGTTCCCCACTTTCAGCGGGACGTTCCCGCGCCTGTGGATCACCAAGTGCACGCGCTACTTCGAGTTCTACGGCATGCCAATGAAGATGTGGGTTTCCTGGGCTTCGATGCACATGGAGGGGATGGCTGAGCTGTGGATGATGACCTATGAGAAGCGCCATGAGCGTGATTGGGGTCGGTTCTGTGAGGCCGTGGAGGAGAGATTTGGGCCCTATGATCACAAGCAGAAGCTCACGGCACTCTTGGATCTGAGGCAGGAGGGGATCATGACAGTGAGCGAGTACAGAGACCAGTTCGAGGAGCGCTTGTACCATGCCAAGCTGTTCGATCCAGTCTCCAGCAACTGCTTCGACGTGGCATTATTCATAAGAGGCCTGCGAGAAGAGATCAGAGATAGGATGTGGCAGCAAACTCCTGCTACCGTGGATGCTGCTGCCCAATCGGCTCTGGTGCAAGAGGCGTTGTATAACTTGGAAATGCAGAGAGCTCAGAGGGACCCGTATAAAGAATGA
- the LOC4332571 gene encoding uncharacterized protein isoform X1, whose product MEKCPPLPRAPPQQVAAQPATPTRRDDRTKAKQPTVLPDGKMEAKLDRIAEQLKALPLLSQVVEGHQHRLEELSKQIAVAAALVEDVKKEQAAAAASRAARIDGYSGGFFRLAKLKFPTFSGTFPRLWITKCTRYFEFYGMPMKMWVSWASMHMEGMAELWMMTYEKRHERDWGRFCEAVEERFGPYDHKQKLTALLDLRQEGIMTVSEYRDQFEERLYHAKLFDPVSSNCFDVALFIRGLREEIRDRMWQQTPATVDAAAQSALVQEALYNLEMQRAQRDPYKE is encoded by the exons ATGGAGAAGTGCCCACCGCTTCCGCGTGCTCCGCCGCAGCAGGTTGCAGCGCAaccggcgacgccgacgagacgagacgatcGAACGAAGGCCAAG CAACCTACGGTTCTCCCCGACGGCAAGATGGAGGCGAAGCTGGACCGCATCGCGGAGCAGCTGAAGGCGCTGCCCTTGCTCAGCCAGGTGGTCGAGGGGCACCAACATCGCCTCGAGGAGCTGTCCAAGCAGATCGCCGttgcggcggcgctggtggagGACGTGAAGaaggagcaggcggcggcggcggcgtcgcgcgccGCCAGGATCGACGGCTACTCGGGAGGGTTCTTTCGTCTGGCGAAGCTGAAGTTCCCCACTTTCAGCGGGACGTTCCCGCGCCTGTGGATCACCAAGTGCACGCGCTACTTCGAGTTCTACGGCATGCCAATGAAGATGTGGGTTTCCTGGGCTTCGATGCACATGGAGGGGATGGCTGAGCTGTGGATGATGACCTATGAGAAGCGCCATGAGCGTGATTGGGGTCGGTTCTGTGAGGCCGTGGAGGAGAGATTTGGGCCCTATGATCACAAGCAGAAGCTCACGGCACTCTTGGATCTGAGGCAGGAGGGGATCATGACAGTGAGCGAGTACAGAGACCAGTTCGAGGAGCGCTTGTACCATGCCAAGCTGTTCGATCCAGTCTCCAGCAACTGCTTCGACGTGGCATTATTCATAAGAGGCCTGCGAGAAGAGATCAGAGATAGGATGTGGCAGCAAACTCCTGCTACCGTGGATGCTGCTGCCCAATCGGCTCTGGTGCAAGAGGCGTTGTATAACTTGGAAATGCAGAGAGCTCAGAGGGACCCGTATAAAGAATGA
- the LOC4332569 gene encoding probable pectinesterase/pectinesterase inhibitor 21 gives MSKGAIIGASTVLVVAVVAAVCVVSFKNGSSNAKEDGELSTSVKSIKSFCQPVDYRETCETTLEQTAGNATNPTDLAKAIFKATSERIEKAVRESAVLNDLKNDPRTSDALKDCEELLDYAIDDLKTTFDKLGGFQTSNFKRAVDDVKTWLSSALTYQETCLDGFENSTSTEASEKMRKALKSSQELTENILAIVDQFADTLANLDITGFSRRLLGDDGVPVWMSNAKRRLLEATPGSKEFKPDVTVAADGSGDFKTINEALAKVPVKSTGTYVMYVKAGTYKEYVSVARNVTNLVMIGDGATKTIITGNKSFMLNITTKDTATMEAIGNGFFMRGIGVENTAGSKNHQAVALRVQSDQSAFYECQFDGHQDTLYTHTSRQYYRDCTITGTIDFIFGNAQVVLQNCRIQVRRCMDNQQNIVTAQGRKEKHSAGGTVIHNCTIEPHEDFKADAAKFKTFLGRPWKEYSRTLYIQSDIGGFIDPQGWLPWLGDFGLNTCYYAEVENRGDGADMSKRAKWRGVKTVTYQQAQQKYTVERFIQGQTWLPKFGVPFIPGLLPQEQSGRIH, from the coding sequence ATGAGCAAAGGCGCGATCATCGGCGCGTCGACCgtgctggtggtggcggtggtggcggcggtgtgcGTGGTGTCGTTCAAGAACGGGTCGAGCAATGCCAAGGAGGACGGCGAGCTGTCGACGTCGGTGAAGTCGATCAAGTCGTTCTGCCAGCCGGTGGACTACCGGGAGACGTGCGAGACCACGCTGGAGCAGACGGCGGGCAACGCGACGAACCCGACGGACCTCGCCAAGGCCATCTTCAAGGCGACGTCGGAGCGGATCGAGAAGGCGGTGAGGGAGTCCGCCGTGCTCAACGACCTCAAGAACGACCCGCGCACGTCCGACGCGCTCAAGGACTGCGAGGAGCTGCTCGACTACGCCATCGACGACCTCAAGACGACGTTCGACAAGCTCGGCGGGTTCCAGACGAGCAACTTCAAGCGCGCCGTGGACGACGTCAAGACGTGGCTCAGCTCGGCGCTGACGTACCAGGAGACGTGCCTCGACGGGTTCGAGAACTCTACGTCGACGGAGGCGTCGGAGAAGATGCGCAAGGCGCTCAAGAGCTCGCAGGAGCTGACGGAGAACATCCTCGCCATCGTGGACCAGTTCGCCGACACGCTGGCGAACCTGGACATCACCGGATTCAGCCGCCGGCtgctcggcgacgacggcgtgccCGTGTGGATGTCCAACGCGAAGCGCCGGCTGCTGGAGGCGACCCCGGGCTCCAAGGAGTTCAAGCCGGacgtgacggtggcggcggacggcagcggcgactTCAAGACCATCAATGAGGCGCTGGCCAAGGTGCCGGTCAAGAGCACGGGGACGTACGTGATGTACGTGAAGGCCGGGACGTACAAGGAGTACGTGTCGGTGGCGCGCAACGTGACGAACCTGGTGATGATCGGCGACGGCGCCACCAAGACCATCATCACGGGGAACAAGAGCTTCATGCTCAACATCACCACCAAGGACACGGCCACCATGGAGGCGATCGGCAACGGGTTCTTCATGCGCGGCATCGGCGTGGAGAACACGGCCGGGTCCAAGAACCACCAGGCGGTGGCGCTCCGCGTGCAGAGCGACCAGTCGGCGTTCTACGAGTGCCAGTTCGACGGGCACCAGGACACGCTCTACACCCACACCAGCAGGCAGTACTACCGCGACTGCACCATCACCGGCACCATCGACTTCATCTTCGGCAACGCGCAGGTGGTGCTCCAGAACTGCCGGATCCAGGTGCGCCGGTGCATGGACAACCAGCAGAACATCGTGACGGCGCAGGGGCGCAAGGAGAAGCACTCCGCGGGCGGCACGGTGATCCACAACTGCACCATCGAGCCGCACGAGGACTTCAAGGCCGACGCCGCCAAGTTCAAGACGTTCCTCGGCCGCCCGTGGAAGGAGTACTCGCGGACGCTCTACATCCAGTCCGACATCGGCGGGTTCATCGACCCGCAGGGGTGGCTGCCGTGGCTCGGCGACTTCGGCCTCAACACCTGCTACTACGCCGAGGTGGAGaaccgcggcgacggcgccgacaTGAGCAAGCGCGCCAAGTGGAGAGGGGTCAAGACGGTCACGTACCAGCAGGCGCAGCAGAAGTACACCGTCGAGAGGTTCATCCAGGGACAGACGTGGCTCCCAAAGTTCGGCGTGCCGTTCATCCCCGGCCTGTTGCCGCAGGAGCAGTCAGGGAGGATACACTGA
- the LOC4332568 gene encoding pathogenesis-related protein 1 — translation MASTNSWTHEIESPVAAPRLFRAAVMDWHTLAPKIASHIVASAHPVDGDGSVGSVRQFNFTSAMPFSHMKERLEFLDVDKCECKSTLVEGGGIGKAIETATSHIKVEPAANGGSVVKVESTYKLLPGVEVKDEITKAKESLTGIFKTAEAYLIANPDAYN, via the exons ATGGCATCCACCAACAGCTGGACCCACGAGATCGAgtcgccggtggccgcgccGCGCCTGTTCCGCGCCGCCGTCATGGACTGGCACACCCTTGCCCCCAAGATCGCCTCCCACATCGTCGCCAGCGCCCAccccgtcgacggcgacggcagcgtcgGCAGCGTCAGGCAGTTCAACTTCACctcag CCATGCCATTCAGCCACATGAAGGAGAGGCTGGAGTTCCTGGACGTGGACAAGTGCGAGTGCAAGTCGACGctggtggagggcggcggcatcggcaagGCGAtcgagacggcgacgtcgcacATCAAGGTGGAgccggcggcgaacggcgggaGCGTCGTGAAGGTGGAGTCCACGTACAAGCTCCTCCCCGGAGTGGAGGTGAAGGACGAGATCACCAAGGCTAAGGAGTCCCTCACCGGCATCTTCAAGACCGCCGAGGCCTACCTCATCGCCAACCCGGACGCTTACAACTAA
- the LOC4332570 gene encoding uncharacterized protein, with protein MDASAGSGNASGGAGAGASACCYYSLLGIRKNASATDVRAAYRRLAMKWHPDRCVSDPGEANRRFQRIQEAYSVLSDKGKRAMYDAGLFDPLDDDDQDFSDFMQEMLVMMDNVKNEKPDTLEDLQKMLQDIVSGDGGSRGGGVGGRVPSDGTRRTRVAPYPAQSRR; from the exons ATGGAcgcctccgccggatccggcaATGCCtccggtggcgccggcgccggcgcgtccGCGTGCTGCTACTACTCCCTGCTCGGCATCCGGAAGAACGCGTCCGCCACCGACGTGCGCGCCGCCTACCGGAGGCTCGCCATG AAGTGGCACCCGGACCGGTGCGTGAGCGACCCCGGCGAGGCCAATCGGCGGTTCCAGCGGATCCAAGAGGCGTACTCCG TTCTGTCCGACAAGGGGAAGCGAGCCATGTACGACGCCGGGCTGTTCGATcccctcgacgacgacgaccag GATTTCTCCGATTTCATGCAGGAGATGCTGGTGATGATGGATAACGTGAAAAACGAG AAGCCGGACACACTCGAGGACCTGCAGAAGATGCTGCAAGACATcgtcagcggcgacggcggaagccgcggcggcggcgtcggtggccgCGTGCCGTCGGACGGCACACGGAGGACGCGCGTCGCGCCCTACCCGGCGCAGTCGCGCAGGTGA